Proteins encoded by one window of Cannabis sativa cultivar Pink pepper isolate KNU-18-1 chromosome 4, ASM2916894v1, whole genome shotgun sequence:
- the LOC115712284 gene encoding stemmadenine O-acetyltransferase → MTSTKVVEIEVISNEIIKPYSPTPDDLRHYKLSFLDQISPKVYNPLLFFYELKSDDPNDDHSHHNLNNNMINHLKKSLSKVLTQFYPLAGRFKDDLFVDCNDQGVPFLETKVKGQSFSEAIKAPIPSDHNKFLPFKLDEVGEFALGVQLNIFENGGIAIGLCTSHKIADALSCIMFVKTWAAIARCDDQTHDTITQPEFISATLFPPKDMGSYNQNIGITRTDIIAKRFVFDARAIKALKTKLISDEIKAPSRVEALSSFIWSRFVAATSPNSEKLHIVIHPVNLRPKFDPPLEDHHFGNFYRSAFTVVPSSSVGEDYCGRELVKRIREEIKKIDKEFVEKLKEGNEEHFHMIKDNCSSFVRGEVVTFAFTSLCRFQVYEADFGWGNPTWVGCPALNFHNVTAFFDTKMGDGIEAYISLKQDDMAKLEADNEFQTFVSPILLY, encoded by the coding sequence ATGACTAGTACTAAGGTTGTCGAAATTGAAGTAATATCTAATGAGATTATCAAACCTTATTCTCCAACCCCAGATGATCTCCGCCATTACAAGCTCTCTTTCCTCGATCAAATATCACCCAAAGTTTATAATCCTTTACTCTTTTTCTATGAACTTAAAAGTGATGATCCTAATGATGATCATTCTCACCACAACCTCAACAATAATATGATCAACCACCTCAAGAAATCTTTGTCTAAGGTCTTAACCCAATTCTACCCACTAGCCGGACGATTCAAAGACGACCTATTCGTCGATTGTAACGACCAAGGAGTTCCATTCCTCGAAACCAAAGTCAAAGGCCAATCATTTTCTGAAGCTATCAAAGCTCCAATCCCAAGCGACCACAACAAGTTCCTTCCATTTAAACTCGACGAAGTAGGAGAGTTTGCCCTAGGGGTCCAACTCAACATTTTCGAAAACGGGGGAATCGCCATCGGCCTATGCACGTCCCATAAGATCGCGGACGCTTTGTCTTGCATCATGTTCGTCAAAACATGGGCGGCCATTGCTCGTTGTGACGACCAGACACATGACACGATAACACAACCCGAATTCATTTCGGCCACACTCTTCCCACCCAAGGATATGGGATCTTATAATCAAAATATTGGCATAACAAGAACAGACATCATAGCTAAGAGGTTTGTGTTCGACGCTAGGGCAATAAAAGCTCTCAAAACGAAACTAATTAGCGACGAGATCAAAGCCCCCTCGCGTGTTGAGGCCTTATCATCTTTCATATGGAGTCGTTTTGTGGCCGCAACATCCCCCAATTCGGAGAAACTTCACATTGTTATTCACCCCGTGAATCTACGGCCGAAATTCGATCCTCCTCTCGAAGATCATCATTTTGGAAACTTTTATAGGTCTGCCTTTACGGTTGTTCCTTCGTCCAGTGTTGGAGAAGATTATTGTGGTCGTGAGTTGGTGAAGCGTATAAGAGAGGAAATAAAGAAGATTGATAAGGAGTTTGTGGAGAAACTAAAAGAGGGTAATGAAGAACATTTTCATATGATTAAGGATAATTGTAGTAGCTTCGTCAGAGGAGAAGTTGTTACGTTTGCCTTTACTAGTTTGTGTAGGTTTCAGGTTTATGAAGCTGATTTTGGATGGGGTAACCCTACATGGGTTGGGTGTCCTGCCCTAAATTTTCATAACGTGACTGCTTTCTTTGACACCAAAATGGGAGATGGAATTGAGGCCTATATTAGTTTGAAACAAGATGATATGGCTAAGTTGGAGGCTGATAATGAGTTTCAAACATTTGTTTCTCCAATATTACTATACTAA